The following DNA comes from Salvia splendens isolate huo1 chromosome 17, SspV2, whole genome shotgun sequence.
CGCAATTATGGGATTACAAAGTGTAATATACAGATTCTGCTATTTCAGGAGATGTAACGGATTTAGAGTGGAAGGGCAAGCCTGGAGTTGAAAAGGCGTTCCTCTTTGAGCAAAATAACTATTTGGGCTCAACAAAATATAGATGCATTGGCTCCAAAACTATTCTCGGGTTCAAATAGAATATAAATTTCTTTTACTCAACTGGGCTAAAAAAGATATGATCAGCCACTTGGGCTCAAAAGAATTAATTTGAATGAAAAAGGCTTCTCAAGTAAACCCGATCGCGAAAGTCCAAAATCTCTTTCAAGCTTCGAAACGAAACAAAGATTAAACTAAAGAAAAACTTGGGCTTGAAAATCAATGCCTTTTCGAGAACAACAAAAAGATACAAAAAAAGCTGGGATATTATATATGGTTTCCTTAAATTCTGCAAGAAGGACAACATAGTCTGCTATCGTCCACTGTAGCTCTACACACCTTTTTTTGCCTTTCACCCCTTTCGTACCTCATGATGAGTGCACTACAACCTTTTCATTCTTTCTGGCTAGgattaacataatttaaaatgttCTTTTGTTTCTTCCGATGGCTGCACTTGCATGTAAATGCATATCCActcatactccatccgtcccggactactcgcacatttccttttcgtcacggagattaaggaatgagtgtatagcaaagtcaacaattgaggctgtaggtgataatttttactaaaaatggaaatagtgcaaataacttgggacgcccagaaaggaaataagtgcaagtagttcGAGACGGGGGAGTACTATTTAGCATGTCCAGaaaggagggagtactatttagcATGTCCACTCACATGTACCTGCCAAACTTTTATGCGTTCTCCTAGATTAGTGTACcaatttctttaaattcttaagtattagagcatctccagtgggcggacattccactaggacatcccaaaaccacctcctgccacgtcactaggacatcccctcctatgtccgcccttcccactagaacatcccgcaattaaaaaaaatcatacatttataaataaaaaattaacatttacggaaataaaatttgacgagccgtatatatagagtttaaaaaaaaaatttaaaaacgggacgtccgaccggacgtccgactggacgccacaatggcggacgtctacccgcccgtcgcgccgacgtccgaggacacccgacgtcctcacgggacgtccgtatccgaccctaaacgccacaatggcggacgtccgccattggagatgctcttactgcTTGCTTATATGCTTTCTTCTTACGTGCCTAGTTAAACAAGTTGCCCAAGTTCTTTACctttttcttaatcattgtttaTGTAACTAATACGCTtagattttgcactgtttttaggcctttatttggtccattttgagtaTCAAAGTTGCAATTCAGGTCCATTATTTATGCATTttgtctattttggtattttgacatgttttgtgagaaatgtgcaaaatataaCCAAAAATGATAGCTAAAGTCGAAGTTTGAAGTGTAGAACATTTGAGCCAGCCAACGGTCCGTTGGACCATAATCAGCTGCTGCTGGTGCCCATCGATCGTTGCCGCTGCAGCGATCCATCTCATAATTCGTGTCTGAAAAGAGGCACACGTCCAGCGACCGTTAGATTGTGCGCGGTGACCACTCATAGTTTCACTGAGAGAGTCAGAAGACCTTAAGTGGTCTGTTGGAATGTGCGCAGCGACCGCTCATATTTGTACCGAGAGAGTCAGAAGACTTTCAGAGGCTCGTTGGACCTTGTGCAACGGTCCGCTGGATTTGGGCGGCACGTTATTTTCTCCAAGAATTACCTAACTAGGTTAGAAGATTTACCGTATATATGATGCATGACTTGAaggctataaataccccaaagcttcatcaaatAAACCTTTTGATGTATTCTACACTTGACATAAATATTTGAGAGTTCATGTCCTTTGCTCATCATCTTGCCACCATTTTGAAGTTTggattcaagagaagatcaagactACGAGAATCATCCTTTGGGTTTTATCTTCATAGTTTTTATGTTTTCTATGTTTTCCCTACAAACTATGGGTTTAATATATTTGTCTATAAGTAGCTAACTCTATAGGATTCTAGGAAATGTGTTACTAATGACTTTGATTTATACAGttgttatttatttaatatccgcTTTGTTCATGCTTGCTTTATTCTAAGTTGATTGATAATGCTCCATGTTTGAGTGACATTCGATGATAATTTATTGTCTTGCAAAATAATTAAGAGAGGATTTGCACATTAGAAGGAATTAGTTAACGCTACAATTATATCTCCTTGAACTAGTACTTTTAATTGACGTGTTGTCTCATAATGATAGTACTCGATTTTGTCTTTAAATATCGaatcttttgttctattttgAAAGTGTAGCATAGTATCtgcttaaaaattaattaaaggtATCAATAGTACGATCGATTCCCCTGGAATAAAATCTTTGTGTATGCCATAATCTATCTCCCTACTTACAGaatacaaaacacaaattttcatttttattttatatttcctATACATGTAAGTCCACAATGAGTAGAGATGTCGTATTACACAACAAAGAAAcccaacaaaaagaaaacacaaactgACACTCCCAGACCAAATCCAGCATGTGAACAAAACCAAATAAATGGGAGCGTTTCATCACtcagggcattagcaatggggcgccctatggcgcgccacgtcagcagttttatcctcctacctccccacctgcagtggggcgccctaaggcgcgccctataacgcgccacatcatcatttttttaatatttacaaaatccatacgaatttaaaaaaaataatacattaaaatacgaatttcataaacttcatttcatttaataaaaattaatacattacaatgcgaattaaaaaaaacgcaaactcagcgacgacggttacgagcccacacttcttcaatcatgtcactCATGAGTTGtgcatgctcctgttggttgcgcattgaggcctgtctagatagaacctcttcgaagcctaacggtaaccctctatcgggtgtgtcggtcgatgtgccggaagagctagatgcacggtcgtcttCATTTTGGttagatgtagagagagaatatgtaaagagatagtcgatatgtttgtatgcacaactgaatgagaaacgagatttaaatagaaaatcaaaaccgcgtgccatcgtccgagtcgatcgtccgcgacctccacaatggggcggacgatggcgcggacgatgaccatcgtccgcgctatcctccgcgaccgaagtatagggcgcgactatcgtccgcgccctatggcacgcacctgcaatgggtgcggacgatgcatGGCACAAACGATGCgagccatcgggcgtgccatcgtcctcccattgcggatgctctcagagcatccacaaccgtgctcttgccagcggcacggttgtgggcccgggcggtactattcatgcctgctctctggcaagagcacaacacccacaactgtgctcttccgcaaggacgagcacaattaatataaaattcaattaaacaaaaacatttccataatattaaaatccatttaaaaaccacaataaatattacaaattacaaataaaattaaaaaatacataattaaaatcctaaaaattaaaaattacataattaaactctttaaaattaaaaattacataattaaaatcctaaaaattaaaaattacataattaaactcctaataggactacgcatccggcgggatcaaccccaattgtttttggagaccttttatcatggtctcgtgtgtttcaagttgcgtgggggtcatagatgacctatcggccatatcggccggtagccacccggaacgcccgaatcttgggtgagaggaggggccgaatattccgtttccggactaggaaacggttgtgaaccgaaccattcggggttccaaccgtgggagcccgaaggattatcgtcttggccggatatagtgatgttgtagggtatgagagaatgaagatgaaaatggatatgggagaatggagatgagaatggatattggagaatgatgaggagagttgtgtagtttgatgtgaatttttggggtgaaattgagggtatttatagatgaaagtgtgtattttttgggttaaaaaatgaaaaaaaaaataaaaaggtgtaaaaaacggttataaacggatatatttttttggggaagtgatttttttttttatcggtttttttaataaaaaaccgatttttttaaaaaataataataaatgtttaaacacaacggctatgccgttgacgaatgggagcgcgccacgtgtgcgtccgctgacacggacgtgctcgatacatcgagcagcgccgtgccagttACGCGAGCGCAGCGACGGCGGATGGCGTCCATGGCAGCgacacggacggcggtggcgacggacgccaccgctgcgcatgctctcaTACTCTCTCCCTCAAATTTGAACAATTCATCCAAGCTGTAAAAGAAATAATGCAACAATCAAGGGaagggatcccctgctgtgcacaaATGCACAGCAGGGAGTGCTGTTCCACacaattgaataaaataatcaaataaataaataaattaaattaaataaatatattattattttattaaaatgtgAGAAACAGCACTCCCTGCTGTGCATTTGCGATCCCTTCCCAACAatcaataacattttttgttgtttctgGGTGTCCGTACACATTATTCAAAGCTGTCACGGGCAATGCTTGACCATGTCCATCCAACAATTACCCCACAGGCCCACACATAAATATCATTCGATCAAAAATACTTCCTCAATCTATATCGACTATTAAATGTCTTATATTTGatcgagttttaaaaaaaatgtttgagaAAAATGTTTGACTTTATGAAGTAGAGTGGGtagaaaagttggtggaatgttgggactacttttatatactcccccgtcccatctcatctgatggatttcttttcagcacgggaattaagaaaatgatatacattaagttaaagtggagagagtaaaatattagaaaggaaaaagtaagaacgataaagagagaataaaataagaaagagagaataaagtaagagatattgaagttttgtttttaactaaaaaggaaatcaatcacttgagatgagacaactcaaaatgaaaagttgatcacttgaagtgggacggagggagtattagtcttataataaaatatgagtgcaATGAGTTGGTGAAATATAGTGTCCACATACCaaatatgataaaagtgaaatgagacatttattggcggacggaCGATAAAAGAAAAACGAGACATTTAATGACGGACAAAGGAAGAATATCCCATTTTTCCTCGATGCTCAAAACTCACGACCAAGAACTAATAAACCCTCAACTGCTTCATAACATAAGACATCTGATAAAATACAATCGATGATAACACTAATGGTGGCAACAAAACACAACCAATAAATTAAGAttaacccccccccccccaaaaaaaaaaaaaaaaattacataatactaCAACTATCAGTGTTCTCATCACTGAACATATGAGCATACCCCCCTGAGGCCGGTGGTGGTGCTCCGTAAGGACCGTAACCGTAGCCCATCTGGGGAGGCGGACCACCGTAGCCCATGTGGGCAAGCGGTGCCGGCCTTGCGTAAGCCATGGGATGATGATAGGCCCCTTCATGGCCATGCTGATTCATCtgattcatcatcatcatctgagCCATGTATTGTTGCTGCTGCTGGCTGTATGGATTCCCCTGTCCAGCCCCCACGAACCCGCCACCGTTGTTCATCGCCGCAAGCCCCATCATCTCCATATTCCTgcccccaccaccacctcctttATGATTCCCTTTCATCTCATTGAAAGCCTGCTGCTGCTGATTATGATGATGCTGTTTGCCTCCATGTAAATTATCCCCTGTTTTCTTGCTCCATCCATTATCATCATTCTTCCCCTTTTTACCATCTCCCAACTCAAACCCATCTTTCTTCTTGCTTCTCTTCTCCGATTTCCCCTTCTTCCCACCAGCCTTGTTCAACATTCCCTTGATGAACATATCAATCCCACTGCCACGGCCAGCGCCCTTCTTCTTGGCATTCCCCCCCTCTTTACCACCGCCTTTTTCGCCCTTACTCGGCTTCTTCCCACCAACCGCCCCTTTCACGGGCGGCTTACCATGAAATTCCCAAAACTCATCCTCAAAatcctcatcctcctcatcAAACTCATCCAAATCATCATCGTCGTAATCATCTTCATCATTGTCCTCCGGCAACTCGAATCTGACCGATTTGTGGTCCTTCGCTGGAACCTTCTCAACTCCTTTCTTAATAGGAAGTTGCTGAACGGATCCATTCTTCTGATTATTCTTATTGAAATTCTCAATCTGGAATTTCTTAAGCTGGTCGAGCGAGATCGGAAACGGCGTCGTTCCAGCGCCCTTCTGCTGGCCCCAGAGCTCGGCGTGCTTCCCCGCCTTCTCGAGCTTCTCGATTAGGCTCGCCGGATCTGCATTTCCCGAAACCGTCACCTTCCCCTGCTCCGAATCTATACTCACCTTATACACTCCTGCAATTTTCAAACTATTTCATTTCGCCCAAATTCGGTAACTCAATTAATCAAAACTAGGCGGAACTTACCTTCGACCTTCTGCAGCTTCTTTTTCACCTTGTGCATACAGCCCTCGCAGTGAATGTTCACTCTCAAAACACATGTCTGCAGTTACCAGCAACGAATACAGATTAAACAGCTCCAATTTTTCTAGGTTTAAGTTGAGAAAAGATTAAAATTGAAGGAGAATTGAAAGCAAACTCTACCTGAACCTTCAACATATCCTGTTTAC
Coding sequences within:
- the LOC121773594 gene encoding heavy metal-associated isoprenylated plant protein 32-like, coding for MSKQDMLKVQTCVLRVNIHCEGCMHKVKKKLQKVEGVYKVSIDSEQGKVTVSGNADPASLIEKLEKAGKHAELWGQQKGAGTTPFPISLDQLKKFQIENFNKNNQKNGSVQQLPIKKGVEKVPAKDHKSVRFELPEDNDEDDYDDDDLDEFDEEDEDFEDEFWEFHGKPPVKGAVGGKKPSKGEKGGGKEGGNAKKKGAGRGSGIDMFIKGMLNKAGGKKGKSEKRSKKKDGFELGDGKKGKNDDNGWSKKTGDNLHGGKQHHHNQQQQAFNEMKGNHKGGGGGGRNMEMMGLAAMNNGGGFVGAGQGNPYSQQQQQYMAQMMMMNQMNQHGHEGAYHHPMAYARPAPLAHMGYGGPPPQMGYGYGPYGAPPPASGGYAHMFSDENTDSCSIM